Proteins encoded together in one Synechococcus sp. BL107 window:
- a CDS encoding TIGR04168 family protein: MRIAIAGDLHGAWSDADEQLLERLQPDAVLFVGDLSDGDLRLTRRIASLPYRVAVIFGNHDRGSDKTGGLLRQQLVLLGDCHCAWGVRRWEDLPLTVVGARPFSAGGGFHLSKAVEAVYGPVTLHQSVDRILAAASSVPSEEPLLVLAHCGPTGLGSDSDSPCGRDWKSPAIDWGDQDLSIALDRIAVTRPPDLVVFGHMHHALKRGSGYRQSLLQDRRGTAYLNAACVPRSGLDAKGRSLLHWSWAEFSGSSLTHLSHRWYTPEGELTHQESLPLDTPVQC, encoded by the coding sequence CTGCGCATTGCGATTGCCGGAGATCTTCACGGCGCTTGGAGCGACGCTGATGAACAGCTGTTGGAGCGGCTTCAACCCGACGCTGTTTTGTTCGTTGGTGACCTCAGCGATGGTGATCTGCGTTTGACCCGTCGCATTGCCTCACTTCCTTATCGAGTGGCAGTCATCTTTGGGAATCACGACAGGGGATCTGACAAAACCGGTGGACTTTTGCGTCAGCAACTTGTTCTTCTGGGGGACTGTCACTGTGCCTGGGGTGTCCGTCGCTGGGAGGACCTTCCCTTAACAGTTGTCGGTGCAAGGCCGTTCAGTGCCGGAGGTGGATTTCATCTGTCTAAGGCCGTGGAGGCTGTGTACGGCCCTGTCACGTTGCATCAGTCGGTGGATCGAATCTTGGCGGCTGCCTCTTCTGTTCCTTCAGAGGAACCGCTCTTGGTTTTGGCTCACTGCGGTCCCACTGGTTTGGGGTCGGATTCCGATAGTCCTTGCGGACGGGATTGGAAGAGTCCTGCCATCGATTGGGGAGATCAGGATTTATCGATTGCCCTGGATCGGATTGCTGTGACGCGGCCCCCCGATCTTGTGGTGTTTGGTCATATGCACCATGCACTCAAGCGGGGTTCGGGCTACCGACAAAGCCTTCTGCAAGATCGTCGTGGTACGGCTTACCTGAATGCGGCCTGTGTACCGCGCAGCGGTTTGGATGCCAAAGGACGTTCATTGCTTCACTGGTCTTGGGCTGAATTCAGTGGGTCGTCTCTGACCCATCTGAGCCATCGTTGGTATACGCCTGAAGGTGAGCTCACTCATCAAGAGTCGCTACCTCTCGACACACCTGTGCAGTGCTGA
- the nadA gene encoding quinolinate synthase NadA, which produces MSADNALVAAIELLKQQRNAVVLAHYYQSPDIQDIADFIGDSLELSRKAANTSADVIVFCGVHFMAETAKILSPEKTVVIPDLDAGCSLADDCPADAFAAFRQQHPDHFVVSYINCTAAVKAQSDLICTSSNAVDLVNQLPKDQPILFAPDQNLGRWVQRQSGRDLTLWPGRCIVHETFSEEAVLQLKLEHPNAEVIAHPECQENLLDLANFIGSTSKLLNYTETSASDTFIVLTEPGIIHQMQQRVPHKTLLEVPGLDGCSCNACPYMRLNTLQKLHDCLNTLEPAIEMEENLRIKALLPMKKMLEMSR; this is translated from the coding sequence ATGAGCGCTGACAACGCCCTGGTCGCGGCGATCGAGCTGCTCAAACAACAGCGGAATGCTGTAGTGCTTGCGCACTATTACCAGTCCCCAGATATCCAAGATATTGCCGATTTCATCGGCGACTCCCTGGAGTTATCAAGAAAAGCCGCCAACACCTCTGCAGATGTGATCGTGTTCTGTGGTGTGCACTTCATGGCAGAGACGGCAAAAATTCTCAGCCCAGAGAAGACAGTTGTTATTCCTGATCTCGATGCAGGTTGCTCATTGGCTGATGACTGTCCAGCAGACGCTTTCGCTGCATTTCGTCAGCAACATCCGGATCATTTTGTCGTGAGCTACATCAACTGCACTGCTGCAGTGAAAGCGCAAAGCGATCTCATTTGCACGAGCAGTAATGCCGTAGACCTGGTCAATCAATTGCCAAAGGATCAACCCATCCTGTTTGCACCAGACCAAAACTTAGGGCGTTGGGTACAACGTCAAAGTGGCCGTGATCTCACACTCTGGCCTGGACGTTGCATTGTTCATGAAACATTTAGCGAAGAAGCTGTACTTCAGCTCAAACTCGAGCATCCCAATGCTGAAGTAATTGCCCACCCTGAATGTCAGGAAAATCTTCTCGATCTTGCCAACTTCATCGGTTCAACAAGTAAATTGCTTAATTACACCGAAACCAGTGCTTCTGACACATTCATTGTTTTGACCGAGCCCGGCATCATTCACCAAATGCAGCAACGGGTCCCACACAAGACACTCTTAGAAGTTCCCGGTTTGGATGGATGCAGTTGCAATGCCTGCCCCTACATGCGATTGAATACGCTTCAAAAACTCCACGACTGCCTGAACACATTAGAACCCGCGATTGAAATGGAAGAGAACCTAAGAATCAAGGCTCTCCTCCCAATGAAAAAAATGTTGGAAATGAGTCGCTAA
- a CDS encoding class I SAM-dependent methyltransferase yields MSAACPSWLAMHLKQLGGVTSFRRYMDLALNDPNDGFYGSGRARVSRDGDFVTSPALGSDFAGLLASQVVRWLAELPADLPTLSLIEIGPGEGDLLADLVDAIADQSPQMLHRLELVLVEANPGMKQRQQERLQHQTKFPMRWCGLDELVAAPLRGVVLAHELLDALPVERLTYDEGVMWQQLVELDDDGALVFSKGPLPTQLADEIERVCKRCGLDLPPPDADPGWTTEWHSDSLGWFTQLGQVLDQGVLLVVDYALEMHRYYSARRSDGTLMAVQAQRAGLSPLHKPGSQDLTAHICIETVEDAAVQAGWSCLGQLRQGEALLALGLAERLYGLQSLPPGDLPQALQRREAMLRLVDPSGLGDFRWLLFGKRVNPASFKLPTAPDSA; encoded by the coding sequence ATGTCTGCGGCTTGCCCGTCATGGCTAGCAATGCATCTGAAACAGCTCGGCGGTGTGACCTCGTTCCGTCGGTACATGGATCTTGCACTCAATGATCCCAACGACGGCTTTTATGGCTCTGGTCGCGCCCGAGTATCCCGCGATGGCGATTTCGTAACGTCGCCCGCCCTGGGATCCGATTTTGCCGGGCTCCTTGCCAGCCAAGTCGTGCGATGGCTTGCTGAATTACCCGCGGATCTCCCAACACTTTCCCTCATTGAGATCGGTCCTGGAGAAGGCGATCTATTGGCCGATTTGGTGGATGCGATCGCGGATCAATCACCCCAAATGTTGCATCGCCTCGAATTGGTGCTTGTGGAGGCCAATCCAGGCATGAAGCAACGGCAACAAGAACGCTTGCAACACCAAACCAAGTTTCCGATGCGTTGGTGTGGCCTGGATGAGCTCGTGGCAGCACCGCTGCGGGGCGTGGTGTTGGCCCATGAATTGTTGGATGCACTTCCCGTTGAGCGATTGACGTACGACGAAGGAGTGATGTGGCAACAACTGGTTGAGCTTGATGACGATGGTGCACTGGTGTTTTCAAAGGGCCCCTTGCCAACCCAGCTCGCAGATGAAATTGAGCGGGTCTGCAAACGCTGTGGACTGGACTTGCCACCGCCGGATGCTGATCCGGGCTGGACGACGGAATGGCATAGCGACTCGTTGGGTTGGTTCACTCAGCTGGGTCAGGTCCTGGATCAAGGTGTGCTTCTAGTGGTGGATTACGCCTTAGAAATGCACCGTTACTACTCCGCTCGTCGTTCCGATGGAACGTTGATGGCGGTTCAGGCCCAACGCGCTGGTCTTTCTCCACTCCACAAGCCTGGTTCCCAGGATTTGACCGCACACATTTGTATCGAAACCGTCGAAGATGCCGCCGTTCAGGCGGGATGGAGCTGCTTGGGGCAACTCAGGCAAGGCGAAGCTCTGCTCGCTCTTGGGCTCGCTGAACGTTTGTATGGTTTGCAATCGCTTCCGCCAGGGGACTTGCCTCAAGCCCTGCAACGACGGGAGGCAATGCTGCGGTTGGTGGATCCATCCGGACTCGGGGACTTTCGCTGGTTGTTGTTTGGCAAGAGGGTGAATCCAGCCAGCTTCAAGCTGCCAACTGCTCCAGACAGTGCGTGA
- a CDS encoding TPM domain-containing protein, with product MGTHRIRILWGALLAMVIGLWGAAAPVQAYDNPELLPDHPTPVIDLARVFSETQRERLEESLGEVEERTGWKLRVLTQYERTPGLAIREFWGLDERSLLLVADPRGGNLLNFNVGDAYFAMMPRTYWVELQTRFGNQYYVKDHGEDGAVLDALGAVEICLDRGGCQVVPGLPLEQWLWTLTTSVLGGLIAGFAAYPRKEGETVAWAWLLLLSPLWGMLFGIFGIAPVITRTSEWLPLIRNTFGFLAGGVAAYFIAQVTMGRRLQNETDE from the coding sequence ATGGGAACACATCGCATTCGAATCCTGTGGGGCGCCCTCTTGGCCATGGTCATCGGCTTGTGGGGGGCTGCAGCGCCTGTGCAGGCGTATGACAACCCTGAACTTCTCCCAGACCATCCCACCCCAGTGATCGATCTCGCCAGGGTTTTCAGCGAAACCCAACGTGAACGGTTGGAGGAATCACTTGGGGAAGTGGAAGAACGAACAGGATGGAAGTTACGGGTTCTCACGCAATACGAGCGAACACCAGGATTAGCGATCCGAGAATTCTGGGGACTCGACGAACGAAGCCTGTTGCTCGTGGCAGATCCCCGGGGGGGCAATCTGCTCAACTTCAACGTTGGCGATGCGTACTTCGCCATGATGCCAAGAACGTATTGGGTCGAACTACAAACTCGATTTGGCAATCAGTACTACGTCAAAGATCACGGTGAAGATGGCGCCGTACTTGATGCATTGGGCGCCGTCGAAATCTGTTTAGATCGCGGCGGGTGTCAGGTGGTTCCTGGCTTGCCTCTGGAACAGTGGCTATGGACGCTCACCACATCGGTGTTAGGCGGGCTCATTGCAGGTTTTGCGGCCTATCCGCGCAAGGAAGGAGAAACCGTCGCTTGGGCCTGGCTGCTCCTGCTCTCACCGCTATGGGGAATGTTGTTTGGCATCTTCGGCATCGCACCCGTGATCACACGCACCTCGGAATGGTTGCCACTCATTCGAAACACGTTTGGATTTCTGGCTGGGGGAGTCGCCGCTTACTTCATTGCCCAAGTCACGATGGGGCGACGCCTTCAAAATGAAACTGACGAGTAA
- a CDS encoding glycoside hydrolase family 104 protein: MSGALASSLPSAPASASFLPPETRSQLVHLPDVQPTRAIPYVITPERRAMLNTIRFAEGTWKGGFDVGYRVMFGGGLMSSLNRHPNRVIYSSRYASAAAGAYQFMPFTWDLVRRSLGVTGFGPEVQDQGALFLIQRRKALGLTDSGHLSPHLAAKLAPEWASFPTLAGRSFYGQPVKKYDRLRSFYNVNLVELRRIRDERRLALAQAAKPAVCTGSRIACATQL, from the coding sequence ATGTCTGGAGCTTTGGCCTCATCTCTCCCGAGTGCCCCAGCGAGTGCGAGTTTTTTGCCCCCTGAGACGAGATCGCAGTTGGTGCATTTGCCCGATGTTCAGCCAACCCGAGCGATTCCCTACGTCATAACCCCCGAGCGTCGAGCGATGCTCAATACCATCCGTTTTGCTGAGGGCACCTGGAAGGGCGGTTTTGATGTGGGCTATCGAGTGATGTTTGGTGGTGGCTTGATGAGCTCCCTCAATCGCCATCCCAATCGGGTGATCTACAGCTCCCGCTATGCCAGTGCTGCTGCAGGGGCTTACCAATTCATGCCATTTACTTGGGATTTAGTTCGGAGGAGCTTGGGTGTAACCGGCTTCGGACCGGAGGTGCAGGATCAAGGGGCGCTGTTCTTGATTCAGCGTCGAAAGGCTCTTGGTCTCACCGACTCGGGCCATCTTTCCCCCCATCTGGCTGCCAAATTGGCGCCGGAGTGGGCCTCATTCCCCACCCTTGCGGGTCGGAGTTTTTACGGGCAACCCGTCAAAAAATATGATCGCCTTCGTTCGTTTTACAACGTCAATCTTGTTGAGTTAAGGCGGATCCGAGACGAGCGTCGCCTTGCACTTGCTCAAGCGGCAAAACCAGCCGTTTGCACAGGCTCTCGAATTGCCTGTGCAACGCAGCTCTGA